One Brassica napus cultivar Da-Ae chromosome C4, Da-Ae, whole genome shotgun sequence genomic region harbors:
- the LOC106379359 gene encoding zinc finger protein ZAT12, with the protein MEKEREIEMINKMASCLIYLSKAHQHDTKSRVFACKTCNKEFPSFQALGGHRASHRRSAALEGHATPSPKRVKPVKHECPICGAEFAVGQALGGHMRKHRGGGGSRSLAPAPVTMKKSGGGNGKRVLCMDLNLTPGENDDLKLELGRL; encoded by the coding sequence atggaaaaggaaagagagatagagatgatcaacaagatgGCAAGCTGCTTGATTTATCTATCAAAGGCTCACCAACACGACACCAAAAGCCGCGTTTTCGCGTGCAAGACGTGCAACAAGGAGTTCCCGTCGTTCCAAGCCTTGGGAGGCCACCGAGCAAGCCACCGCAGATCGGCTGCCCTTGAAGGCCATGCAACTCCTTCTCCCAAGAGAGTCAAACCGGTGAAACACGAGTGTCCTATATGCGGTGCCGAGTTCGCCGTAGGGCAAGCCTTGGGTGGTCACATGCGGAAGCatagaggaggaggaggtagcCGAAGCTTGGCACCAGCGCCGGTGACTATGAAGAAATCCGGCGGCGGTAATGGAAAGAGGGTCTTATGTATGGATTTGAACTTGACGCCGGGAGAGAATGATGATTTGAAGCTGGAGCTTGGGAGGTTGTGA
- the LOC106446921 gene encoding histone H2B.3-like has translation MAPKAGKKPAEKKPAAAAAPAAEKPAEEVAEKAPAEKKPKAGKKLPKEAIGATDKKKKRSKKSIETYKIYIFKVLKQVHPDIGISSKAMGIMNSFINDIFEKLAQEASKLARYNKKPTITSREIQTAVRLVLPGELAKHAVSEGTKAVTKFTSS, from the coding sequence ATGGCACCAAAGGCAGGAAAGAAACCCGCAGAGAAGAAGCCCGCCGCCGCCGCAGCCCCCGCGGCAGAGAAGCCGGCGGAGGAGGTAGCCGAGAAGGCCCCGGCGGAGAAGAAACCCAAGGCGGGGAAGAAGCTGCCGAAGGAAGCCATCGGGGCGAcggacaagaagaagaagaggagcaagAAGAGCATCGAGACGTACAAGATCTACATCTTCAAGGTGCTGAAGCAGGTCCACCCGGACATCGGGATCTCGAGCAAGGCCATGGGGATCATGAACAGCTTCATCAACGACATCTTCGAGAAGCTCGCCCAGGAGGCCTCGAAGCTCGCTAGGTACAACAAGAAGCCCACGATTACCTCCCGCGAGATCCAGACCGCCGTGAGGCTCGTTCTCCCCGGTGAGCTCGCTAAGCACGCCGTCTCCGAAGGAACCAAGGCCGTGACTAAGTTTACTAGCTCTTGA
- the LOC106381110 gene encoding PLASMODESMATA CALLOSE-BINDING PROTEIN 5-like isoform X1: MASYVFNNNYLKNGLADEACSFNNNAALTSINPSQGTCRYHSSKRVSNGRVVDDNFNGCRTSRYEPWLTGFQQLYLVGLFTNSEPKRGQLRINEMQIDGNKKSNHSVGK; encoded by the exons ATGGCCTCGTATGTTTTCAACAACAACTACTTGAAGAACGGACTCGCTGACGAGGCTTGTAGTTTCAACAACAACGCTGCTCTCACTTCCATCAATCCCA gTCAAGGAACTTGTAGATACCATTCAAG TAAGAGAGTGAGCAATGGTCGAGTTGTGGATGACAACTTCAATGGGTGCAGGACAAGCAGATATGAGCCGTGGCTGACGGGTTTCCAGCAGCTGTATCTTGTTGGTCTTTTCACAAACTCAGAACCAAAAAGAGGTCAATTG AGAATAAACGAGATGCAAATCGACGGTAACAAGAAGAGCAATCACAGTGTTGGCAaataa
- the LOC106381110 gene encoding PLASMODESMATA CALLOSE-BINDING PROTEIN 5-like isoform X2, protein MASYVFNNNYLKNGLADEACSFNNNAALTSINPSQGTCRYHSSKRVSNGRVVDDNFNGCRTSRYEPWLTGFQQLYLVGLFTNSEPKRGQLVRN, encoded by the exons ATGGCCTCGTATGTTTTCAACAACAACTACTTGAAGAACGGACTCGCTGACGAGGCTTGTAGTTTCAACAACAACGCTGCTCTCACTTCCATCAATCCCA gTCAAGGAACTTGTAGATACCATTCAAG TAAGAGAGTGAGCAATGGTCGAGTTGTGGATGACAACTTCAATGGGTGCAGGACAAGCAGATATGAGCCGTGGCTGACGGGTTTCCAGCAGCTGTATCTTGTTGGTCTTTTCACAAACTCAGAACCAAAAAGAGGTCAATTG gttCGGAATTGA